Proteins encoded together in one Hymenobacter monticola window:
- the fabG gene encoding 3-oxoacyl-[acyl-carrier-protein] reductase, producing MTNTLTGKVALVTGASKGIGRAIAAHFAQLGADVAFTYLSSVEKGQALETELSAAGTKVKGYRSDASDYQQAEQLIDAVVADFGKLDILVNNAGITQDGLLMRMSEQQWDQVLQVNLKSVFNLTKAATKPMMRAKSGSIINMTSVVGIKGNAGQANYAASKAGIIGFTKSVALELGSRNIRCNAIAPGFIETEMTDALDPKQVDEWRKAIPLKRGGRPEDVAKATAFLASDDSAYITGQVLQVDGGMLT from the coding sequence ATGACCAACACACTCACCGGAAAAGTGGCCCTCGTGACGGGCGCTTCCAAAGGAATTGGCCGCGCCATCGCGGCGCATTTTGCCCAGCTTGGCGCCGATGTCGCCTTCACCTACCTTTCTTCCGTCGAAAAGGGCCAGGCCCTCGAAACCGAGCTGTCGGCCGCCGGCACCAAGGTGAAGGGCTACCGCTCCGACGCCTCCGACTACCAGCAGGCCGAACAGCTGATTGACGCCGTGGTGGCCGATTTCGGCAAGCTCGACATCCTCGTCAACAACGCCGGCATCACCCAGGACGGCCTGCTCATGCGCATGAGCGAGCAGCAATGGGACCAGGTGCTGCAAGTCAACCTGAAGTCGGTGTTCAACCTTACCAAAGCAGCTACCAAGCCCATGATGCGCGCCAAGTCCGGCTCCATCATCAACATGACCAGCGTGGTGGGCATCAAGGGCAACGCCGGGCAGGCCAACTACGCCGCCAGCAAGGCCGGCATCATCGGCTTCACCAAATCGGTGGCGCTGGAGTTGGGCTCGCGCAACATTCGCTGCAACGCCATCGCGCCCGGCTTCATCGAAACCGAAATGACCGATGCCCTCGACCCCAAGCAGGTGGACGAGTGGCGCAAGGCCATTCCGCTCAAGCGCGGCGGCCGGCCCGAGGACGTGGCCAAAGCCACGGCATTTCTGGCGTCGGATGACTCGGCCTACATCACCGGCCAGGTGCTGCAGGTGGATGGCGGCATGCTGACGTAG
- a CDS encoding geranylgeranyl reductase family protein codes for MPHHDICILGAGPGGATAALHLANAGQRCLLLDRAAFPRDKTCGDALSGKVINELKRIEPGLHAKLAASPIQIPSWGIDFIAPNGRKLSIPFKPKFDKAHDATAGHVAKRIDFDNFLVEEVRQRPEIDFRENVDVARTERRPDGAWQLFDKAGQEITTCRLLLVANGAQSEFARKVAGHALEPDHHCAGLRTYYDGVAGLSPDNFIELHFIKDFLPGYLWVFPLPNGQANVGVGMLSKTVADKKVNLRQRLDEILATHPELAPRFAGATRLGSVKGFGLPLGSKRRALSGAHYFLLGDAGSLIDPFSGEGISHAMVSGRHAAIWAAEAVKKADFSPEFLKNYDKAVYNRLGQELRLSRVMQRLLNFPSLFNIVANRAVSNPTLAATLSMMFMDLDLREQLRKPSFYFKLFFGGK; via the coding sequence ATGCCCCATCACGACATCTGCATCCTGGGCGCGGGCCCCGGCGGGGCCACCGCCGCCCTGCACCTGGCCAACGCCGGCCAGCGCTGCCTGCTGCTGGACCGCGCCGCCTTCCCGCGCGACAAAACCTGCGGCGACGCCCTCAGCGGCAAGGTCATCAACGAGTTGAAACGCATCGAGCCCGGCCTGCACGCCAAGCTGGCCGCCTCGCCCATCCAGATTCCCAGCTGGGGCATCGACTTCATTGCGCCCAACGGCCGCAAGCTCAGCATTCCCTTCAAGCCCAAGTTCGACAAGGCCCACGACGCCACCGCCGGCCACGTCGCAAAACGCATCGACTTCGATAATTTCCTGGTCGAAGAAGTACGCCAGCGCCCGGAAATCGACTTCCGCGAAAACGTGGACGTGGCCCGTACCGAACGACGGCCTGACGGCGCTTGGCAGCTTTTCGACAAAGCAGGCCAGGAAATCACCACCTGTCGCCTGCTGCTCGTCGCCAACGGCGCCCAGTCGGAATTTGCGCGCAAAGTGGCCGGCCATGCGCTGGAGCCCGACCACCACTGCGCCGGCCTGCGCACCTACTACGACGGCGTGGCCGGCCTGAGCCCCGATAATTTCATCGAGCTGCACTTCATCAAGGATTTCCTGCCCGGCTACCTCTGGGTGTTTCCGCTGCCCAACGGCCAAGCCAACGTGGGCGTGGGCATGCTCTCCAAAACCGTGGCCGACAAAAAGGTAAACCTGCGCCAGCGCCTCGACGAGATACTCGCGACGCACCCGGAACTGGCCCCGCGCTTCGCGGGGGCCACGCGGCTGGGTTCGGTGAAGGGCTTTGGCCTGCCACTGGGCTCGAAGCGGCGCGCCTTGTCGGGCGCCCATTATTTCCTGCTCGGCGACGCTGGCTCGCTCATCGACCCGTTTTCGGGCGAGGGTATTTCGCACGCCATGGTGAGCGGGCGCCACGCCGCCATCTGGGCCGCCGAAGCGGTGAAAAAAGCCGATTTCAGCCCCGAATTCCTCAAAAACTACGACAAGGCCGTGTACAACCGCCTCGGCCAGGAGCTGCGCCTGAGCCGCGTGATGCAGCGGCTGCTTAACTTCCCCAGCCTGTTCAACATCGTGGCCAACCGCGCGGTGAGCAACCCCACGCTGGCCGCCACGCTCTCCATGATGTTCATGGATTTGGACCTGCGTGAGCAACTGCGCAAGCCCAGTTTCTACTTCAAGCTGTTTTTCGGTGGGAAGTAG
- a CDS encoding YiiX family permuted papain-like enzyme, with translation MHTTRKPLLLLIVLGLLLATVALRPVRRAYSHRFGQAAADRKLFRDGDLVFHTSRSEQSQAIQLATQSPWSHCGLLYQDKGQWWVLEAMQPVKVTPLMEWTGRGRGDHYVVKRLHDAATALTPAALQQMKAVGKTLVGRDYDGTFGWSDDRIYCSELIYKVYERGLHRRLGTLQKLGDFNLNHPAVQAKLKERYGNQLPLNEPVISPASIFNSPELVTVLSR, from the coding sequence ATGCACACCACCCGCAAACCCCTGCTCCTGCTCATTGTACTCGGGCTCCTGCTGGCCACGGTAGCCCTGCGGCCCGTGCGGCGCGCCTACAGCCACCGCTTTGGGCAGGCGGCTGCCGACCGTAAGCTGTTCCGCGACGGCGACCTGGTTTTTCATACCAGCCGTTCGGAGCAGAGCCAAGCCATTCAGCTGGCCACGCAATCGCCCTGGAGCCACTGCGGGTTGCTTTACCAGGATAAAGGCCAGTGGTGGGTGCTGGAGGCCATGCAGCCGGTGAAGGTGACGCCGCTGATGGAATGGACCGGCCGCGGCCGGGGCGACCATTACGTGGTGAAACGGCTGCACGACGCGGCTACGGCCCTCACGCCTGCCGCCTTGCAGCAGATGAAAGCCGTAGGAAAAACTTTAGTCGGCCGCGACTACGACGGCACCTTTGGCTGGTCCGACGACCGGATTTATTGCTCCGAACTGATTTATAAAGTATACGAGCGCGGCCTACACCGCCGCCTGGGAACTTTGCAAAAGCTGGGCGATTTCAACTTGAACCATCCCGCCGTGCAGGCCAAGCTGAAAGAGAGGTACGGCAACCAGCTGCCGCTGAACGAACCGGTGATTTCGCCGGCCAGCATCTTCAACAGCCCCGAACTGGTTACCGTGCTCAGCCGTTGA